The following is a genomic window from Mustela erminea isolate mMusErm1 chromosome 2, mMusErm1.Pri, whole genome shotgun sequence.
AATTAATTACACTTTTATTACTCAAAGTAGCCTTTCTAAAACACTTGAAAATTTTATGCTGCTCTTCTAATACATGCTGTATTCTAAAATGAAAGCTTCTAAAAGTTGGTAATAGTGTCTTATGTGTTCCTATAATGTCCTCTTAATGATGCTTatgggtactcaataaatgttgaattatttCAAACTCAAATTTTAATAAACGTGAATAAGTTATTATACTTTAGTAATGGAGTTACACTATGCGGTTTCCCTTCTaatccttttctctttgtctaatttgcatcatttttatactttaagaTTAGCACAAGCTTCAAGTCCAAGTGTATAATTAAGATGTTTGCTAATTACACAGGAAAATCTTTTGCCAAAGATCCTTAATAAGCATGTTTCCATTATCCAAAGCATCAGTGAACATAAATTTGGGGTCTTAACACTGCTTACCAACCACCTTACTAAATTACCATGGAGTTAATGGGTGTTGGGCTTGGGAACGCATGCGTCCAGGTGGCCGGAGTCCTACTTCATTTCTTGAGTGCCAATGAcagctgcggggggtggggggtgtgcacGTGCACGGTGTGCGGGGAAGTGCAGTAACGTGACTGTGAACACGTCCCAGTCCCATTTAGGCCTAAAGGAGTTTCTCTTGTTCTACCTGGAAGTTACAGTAACTAGGATGTGCTTACAGGCGGCCCTCGGCTGCCAAGTCCTTAATTACTAACAGCATCTTGGCAGCCACTTTTTCCTGGCACTGCTGGGAGCCAGAACTCTATAGATTCTCCATGAATTGCTCCCCCAGGAGCTGTGCAATGGGGAGGCCCTGCTTCCCAGTCTGACCAATATGCAGAAGCCAACAGGGAACATCTGGCTGGACCTTCTAAAAAGTGTGAAAAACTCCCAATGAGTTCTAAGGATTCACAAAGGCCTTAAACGTCGCATGACAAGACTTCCTTTTTGGTTTACTCTCTCTTCTGAAGCTGACAGGACCTGCAAGAAACCTTTTTGACAAACTTTTGGGGGAGTAGTATGATGGCCAGCTAGGATTTCTGTCATTCTTATATCTCACAGTAAAATGAGGGGATAAACAAGGTTCTCATAGTACTTTCATCGTGATCTTTCTCAAGTACCAATTACCCTAGAAATGGGTCATTAGcacggttttgttttttttttttctttccttattcttcTTCTCGAGTAGAATAAAAGACTGAGATGGGATTTTTTTCAATCATCACATTTCACTGGAAAAATTTAAAGTGAGAATTCTGTCATTTTAGAGAAGCTCCATGCTAGGTCTTGAAATTCTAGATCTTGGCAGGAAATATTAGAGAGGATATACTCAGCTTATGTGAAAACATGGATTTTCTGTTCACAGGCCAAATATAACTTCTGGATTGAACCCACAGGACAAGAACGGTACCCATCCCGTCATCCCTCCTTTAACAGACCGCTTCTCTTGTCACCCTCTCATCGGTCATGTTTTCCTACCCTCCTCATCCCCTTTATTTGCATGGCTGCTCTTTGCCTTTCTACTGCCAGAGAAGGCACACTTAGGAGCCGGGAGAACAACCAAATATCTCTGTGTGGTAAAAGCCAATGAGGGAATGTCATCTTTCTACAGGTTTAATTGGTTTTTGCAGCAAAACCTCTCTCATCGGTACTAACAGGAAAAAGAGCATCGAGTATTCACGAGGCTGGATGCTGGGGTGAGCGGCCAGCACCTTGATTTATGACTAAATGATTAGCTTCTCAATTGATAATAAACAAGCTGCATTTCAATTGTTTATAAATACTCCTTGAGTGGTTGAAGAACTTGAAAACAGggtgttttattaaaaattttctctaaacATCCTCATGTTAATGTACATAACTTAATAAATTAACAGGCATTGTTTATGTTAGCAACACAGAAAATATGCCACGGCAAACTCAAACCCAACTTGTGaccactttaaaaaacattatatacacacgtgcacacacacacacacacacacaaaatggtaaCCGTATGAGGTGACGGATATATAGTAGCTTGTGGCAATCATTACACAGGTATATCACAATACCAACTagtacacattaaatataaataatcttttatttgttAATCATAAACTCAATAAACCTggggaaaaaagatattccaaATTAGTGGATCTccacatattaaattttaatgtgtGTACAAATATACCCACAGATATCTTTACATCTATAATAGACATAATTTTGTTGCTGTCAGAAAACTTGTTTCTTCACTACTTAGCCAGTGACCACTATCTACCCACTGTGTAGAAGGTGTCTTGGTTCTGTAAGCAGTGTTGAATAACAAGATCTGAGCCTGGACAAGAGATCAGAATCTTGGGGAAGGAAGGTGGAtcaatacataagaaaaaaaaaaaaaaaaaagaaagtatttaggCTTGTAAAGCAGACCATGATAAGTGTGGGATCCGTGGTACTGACAAGATACTTGGAGAGTTGGATGATGGGAGGGAGAAGTTGTTTTATCTTTCTCAGGGAGGTCACATTTTCCTGTATCTCTCTGCTTTAATTCCCACCATGCTCTGGTTTGCTTCGGGTGTGATTCAGATTACACTGAAGACCCAAGTGCGCCAGGCCACCTCCTTCTATAAGGATTACCCAAAGTTAAGCCCCACTGACTCCTCTAAGAGGAGAGTCCCTCAGACCAGAAGGCAAATCTCATCAGAGAGACTTAAGTGAATCTGAGGCAGCCAGAATAGGGGGTCTACTAATTTTGCAGAGATAGTAACAAGGTTCTAGAAGATAATCCCCAATGACATATTCTGATACTTTCCCAGCTGGAGACAAGAGGTGGGAAAGGTGCAAAGCAAGCATCTGCCTACAAGGTACTTCTGGGGCTAGACAGATGATTAATATGATTGTTTTTATgacacttatattttattttatataatgttttcctctaatagcaacatttttcctcctcccttttttctttcaatgacAGTCAGACTCAGGAATGTGTGTACGATGAGGCTATGTATGGAGAAGGTTCCATTTGGGGCCAGAGTTTTGAAGGTGACCCAGCAAGTCTTCCAGGTCTGGCCAGGCTGCGGCTACCTTAAACTAATTTTATTAGTGGGGAAATAGCGATAGTGAAAAGCTGCCATTCACTGAGAATCTGTATGTTAAGTGCTAGGATGgcattatttccaatattttcttgTAAAAAGATCTCACTGAATCTGCAGAAGGACCTTGTGAGGTCAGTACTGCTTGTCATCACCACCACTCAGACGGGTACGGCGGTGTGCACAGGGTCACAAGGATGGCACTGACAGGACTGTGGCAGAGGAAGTAGGCGGTGAACTACTGTAATGACAATggaaaaacagaagacagaagCTCCATTACATGTGCAGGTGACATCAAATCAGGAGGTCAAAGCGGGGTGAAAAAGGGCCCGGCCCTCCAATGACTTTTACAAGTTCAGCAAGGTTACCATTAGGCTGCCTCTACTGAAGAGAGTAATCTTTTCAGCAGAAGGCATATTATGACCTGTACTGATTCACAAGATATATTCTCTCCTCATTCCCTGGGCAGAAGGGCCAACTTCGGTATACTCTCGGGCTGCTACTGCTGTAGCAGGTGTCCCAGGCTTTATGCATTCGCTCAGGTGAGGGCACCTTCATTCTGATGGAAGAAGGTACCAAAAGATGCAGAATTCAGACTGGTCTGtgtaaaaaaaatagtatatattggGGCAGAAGAACTCACTACTTCTGATCAAAGATAAAGGTCCTAAGCTCCACTGCGACTGAGAGTTGAGTTCTTTGGTCAAACAGATCTTTGAAATCAGATgaacattcttgaaaaaaaaaatacatattatttatctgCTTTGTAAATTCACATTCTTTAGGAATAACTATGCTATGCTCAAGATCGATATATCTGTGGACGTAAAGCAAAACACGAACAAATAAgcacaaaaggggaaaaaaaggagagtaaaAACCTCCATCTAGCTTtataataaactcaaaataagaaaaacagtgcCACGCTGGCTGTGGCTGCCAAGCGAAAGGTCCCTCCCTCAGTTAAAAAGTTAATTCTTTAACAGCTGCAAGGGTTGCCTTCCTTGGCATATGTTTGAGCACAGAATTTATAACACAAAGCATGATCTCATTGGGTATGCAAGGTAAATAGTCTCATTAAGAATGTTTTATGAAGAAACATTACTGTTCTAACAAGGTCAAAGGGTGAACAAGGtatgagaaagaggcagaaggcagTGACCTGGAAACAGACTACAGTGCCCAGCTTAATTTACTGTGCCTTCCTGCGCCCTAGCATGATCTTCCATTGGCTCAGGCCAAAAAGAATTGGTCAGATGCTAGGACACATGCTGGGCAAAAAATCCACAGAAAGGGCCCCATGCGTACCTTCTCAAACCAGCAAGCTGGCTCAGTGGGATCTACCTTAAGTagcagtatacacacacacacacacacacacacacacacacgtttgcttatttatttagatttataaatatataaacaaaagcttATCCAATAGATATATTAGGTTATTTACTTTTGATGAATGGCATTTTTCTTTACAACATTTTTGGCAAAAGATTCTATAAATAAGCTCTAAGAGAACACTTAAAATACAATGCTTTAACATTTGCCTGAACATCATTTTTTAGGCATGTTtcgattgttttgtttttccctcttagCATTTGTTCCTACTTTAGTGCAGTGGCTTCTGCCTCTTGGTCCCTTTCATTGTACCCAGTGACCTTACAACTCGCAAGTATTCCAGAATTCGAACGCAACGAGGCCTAAAttcaatttcagattttttttgtgaCTACTATTTGTGCACCTAAGAAAGAAAAGCTATGGAGTGGAATGCAAAAATATGCAGACTAGGAGGATAGTTTTATCTCCAATACCAGTTTTCTTCAAAAGATTTTATAGCTCAatattctttctgtaaaataattacTTAGAGCCAaatcattatagttttaattatttttaaggactaTTACTTAACAGCATATTTTTTATAAGGTCATCtcaattttaatcaaattataaGTAATGCTTTACATTCCTTACATGAAAACTAAACTGACGAGGTTTTAGTTGAGACTACTGATGTGGAGATTATAACTAgatgattaaaaattattaaaacttctTAGCAAGAAAAAGAATTGGTGAACTAGATAATCAAACACAGAATAATAATCCCATGAATtcatataaacatgtatttttaacaaTTGGCATAACACAGAAAACACTCTGCATTTCTGAGTACGATCACTCTAgtatttcaacattaaaaaaatgcaagacaaagaagcaaagcagaatttttaaaaaatcttcatattAGAAGCTAACGCtaatagaaaaaaaggataagTAAACACGTTAACAAGTTAACAGGATGACATCAAGTTGGGAGGGAAATTAAATAGCcctgaggaaacagaaaacaaatgtcaaTATTTGTAGCTttcatgcattttaaataaatattactctACATTTTATTCCACTGACATTATCAGAATAAGTCTAAATTAAGAATTAATAGTAGCCAATGATGcatgtacttgaaaaaaaattatttttctaggcTGGGATCTCTTCAGGATACAGGCTGAATTGGTCTGGAAACTCCCAGATAAAGCTGAGCCAAACCAAATGGCCTTTTTTGAATAAGTGATTCTCTTGcatttgcttcttgtgttttcaTTCCAGCTTTTCTCTGCACACGGGGTTAGCGCTAGAACATTCTGAGGCACTCTGATGATGTCTGTGTTGGTAGGTCGCAGGTCACAGCTGAGGAGGAGCCTTCTTAGCTGCCTGGTGGTGAGCAGAGCCATGCCAGGGTGGGGGCGGACTCCCATGCCTGCCCTCTCTGCTCTGTTTAGAAGACGAACAGCTATTTTTTTCATCTGGTATTCTGCCACAGTGTAAATTCCAGAGCTTTGGTGGCTTTCTCAAAACCTAATTCAGCACAGCAGGCAGGACAAAAgcatctttaaaagaatatactTTCCATTTAAGTTTCAAAAGTAGTCTTCAAATTTATATCATTTagctacatgtaaaaaaaaaaaaaaaatgtccaagaaagaatttcaggaagtttttgtttgtttgtttttttagggcaaaaaaggtggttttattaaagcacagggacaggacccgtgggcggAAAAGTCTCAAGAAAGTTCTTAATAAATATGATGCTAACccataaaaagaaacttttttaggAGAAGTAAACGttaaattcctttttatattCCATGATTCCTTATAGTCTATTTTTCCTTCACATAGGAGATTGAACTATAGATTTAGATGAAAATAAGCCTACCCTTCTCCATCACAGCTGGAAGATGAGCTGCCCTGAGGAGGTCTTCTGGAGACTATTTAAGTAGTACAGGAAGGATAATTGGGCCAttctgaaagtttttctttcagGCTACAATTCAGATTTATGTCActgtaagtaatttttaaagtaatgtcaCATTTACAGTAAGGAGATTAAACAAAAACAGTTATGGTTTCTTCTCACAAACTGCCTGCCATTTTCCCATTAGTATTCTGCTCATATTCCAAAGATGGGTTTCCCTTCATTTAAAACACAGTCTGCTAGGCTGTTGTGATTTTTAACACCCTTCTATGTAGCTCTGGAGAATGGATGGTGCTTTTGATGAAAAACTGCACTGATGGCTTTGCTGGTGCTCAAACGAGCCTCTTCTAGCATCATGGGGTGGCCCATGGCTGTCAATCCCAGAGCACAGGTCTTGGCTAGGAGTCAATTCTTCATTGCTGATTTGGGTTGGAGCCAATTTCGTGCTATGATTTTCAAATGGACAATGTGGTTCTAAGGCACATACAATGTAAAACACCACTTTTAGTGCccataataatttttaacttccataattgaatgggggggggggacacaagcCTATAACATTCCCATTCGAGAATTTGTAAGCTGTCATAGGAATTTCTTCAGTCCTagagttaaaattcaaaattctttccTAGATTCAACTATTCTCCCTTTATAGGTATGATCATAGACAATAAAGATCATGAGACATGCTCAACATAAGAACATAGTCTATACTCATTTGTTTGAGTTCTATATTCTCATGCTTAGAACGTATCAAAGCACACAGCAGGTATTAAATAAGTGCTTactgaacaaagaggaaaaagtgaaaatgaatgaatgctttgCTGATATTCTACAACCAGTCGCATTTCTTAATGTGATGACTACAGTCACCATTCTCTAACAAAGCTCTTGAGGAAAACAATATGTTAGGTTTCGTTCCAAAGCCCAGTGAGCTAGGCCAGTCTATACAGAAAACAGCTCTAGCCAAGGCTCAACCCAGCCTTAATTTGATCACAAAGGCAGGTCAGGTGTctccaagaagaagaaaatcaagtacAGTAGTGGAGGGCAGGCAGCCCTGCTGGCTCTAACCTTGAGAGAGTCTAATGAGAGATGATAAAGGGAAAAGCCAAAAGTTAAGTTTTTTACCTCTTTAACCTCGTAGAAGAAATATTCTATCTAGAGACAAAATCCAGGAAGGAGGTACTCAACATTCCTAATCTTTGGGCCCAATTAGTATCACTGAGTTAGACACAGCAGCATGGGTTCCTTTTTGTGGGCGTAATGATGGGAAATGACTCTGCCCTTAACCCTGACCCATCCTTGGGAAAGAGCGCAGGACGCAGGGAAAAGCTGTGGTCTTCTCCTGCCCCAAATGACTCACTAGTTCAACACTTGATATCCAAATTGTTGGCACTCTAACAGAATCATAGCCTTTTAGGACCAGAAGGTACATCACAAAACAGTCAGTTTAATCTCCTCGTCTTAAATCAGAGGAAATAAAGTTCCAGaaatttgaatttgttgagattcCAGCTGGTTAAGGTGAAAGATACATTCAGCCTCATCATTTCAAGTTCAGTGGCCTATTAGCAGTGTTAGCAGCAATTTTTATAGAGGAGCGGCTCAGTAAaacatttatctgtattttattatagGATGTTGGAAGGCATTTGACGAAAATTATGAGGGAGAAGGTGAAGACCTTTCCTGGCTATCCGATAACTACTTTAATACCTGCTCATATCGCATGAACATGAAGCCAACCAAATAGAATTCTGGCtttcttaaaaatagtttcttcagGATTATCATGAGAAAGTGGTCAAAGTTGGATAAAAAGTTACTTATGACTCTTCGGAAATCTCTTTTACGATGATGGCACcgaaagctaagaaggaagcccctACCCCTCCCAAACCCGAAGCCAAAACAAAGGTTTGGAAGGCCAAGAAAGCAGTGATGAAGGGAGTCCACagtttcaaaaagaagaagatcCACACATCACCTACGTTCGGACGACCCAAGACTCTGCATCTCCGAAGGCAGCCCAAATACCCTCGAAAGAGtgcccccaggagaaacaagcttgaccactatgccatcatcaagttccccctgACTACCAAGGCagacatgaagaaaatagaagacaacaacacgcttgtgttcattgtggataTCAAGGCCAACAAGCAgcagatcaaacaggctgtgaagaagtTTTATGACATTGATGTGGCCAAGGTCAACTCCGTGATCAGGCCtggtggagagaagaaggcatatgTTCGACTggcccctgactatgatgctttggatgttgccaacaaaattgggatcgTCTAAACGGAGCCCAGCTGGCCAAATCTAAATACAGtgtttttcatgataaaaaaaaaattttttttttactcatgaCTCTAGGTGGCAAGCTGGTTAGTAGACTAAAACTGTTTGCATGATTCTAAGTTGTCTTATCTGTGTATAGGATATCTGTTTTGGTAATGACATCCCAGAGGATATGCCTTATTAGTGACCCAATAATTGCCACGTATCACTCTAATGATAAATTTCAAGCCACTGAATAACTACTGTAGACCTTTCAAAGCCCTGTGATTTGCACTTAGCTGTTATGATGCAGAGAATGCCAGGCATGAGTTGAAGCCCCTGAAGGCAGGTATCTGCATAAACAGGCCATTTTCCTAAGTGCCAGGCAGGATTTGGAGAAATGAGTCTTATGTACCTACAACTGCCCTCACCTTTCTGTCTCCACAGAACAAGTATGTGGCATAAACTACCAACTCCAGGAAGTTAATTTTTTGTAACATTTCATATGCATCAGTTTGGTTAAGGAATCACTTACatgaattatttctaatattttcagcTGTTATagtccatgctttttttttttttacttggttcatacattaaatataagttttcaatttttgtattttcagggAACTGCTCTCAACCAGGGAGAAGACATACGGTATATTACAAAAAAAGTAGGGAAAAGAGACCAGAAATTTTGGGAAGAAAGTTTATAAGCTAATAATATCCAGCTACTTGGTTAACTTGTccatggatacattttatttcccaaagtataaataattattaaaagctTTGTATATTTTAAGCGCTCAATAAAAGTAACAACATAATTGAGAAGTTCAACAAATAAAGGAtctaaacaaatgaagaaaagcagATACTCCAAAAACAAACATAACCCTACCACTCTAACTGTGGTCTACACATGGTCTTCCTCAGGATCATCTGGGGGCTTTTCAAGATGCAGAATCTTGGGCCATCCCAGATCTACAGGTCAGAATATCTACAAGTGGGGGCTGAGGGTCTTCAGTTTTTAGGAACTcccatatgatttttttcttgcattttaaaattgagaaccACCATCCTAAATGGTCTGAGTGAGAttacagaagggaggagaaacagagaggacCTGGAAAaaaggttcttaaaaaaaaaaaaaaaaaaaaaaggaagggaatgagcaagatacagaaattaaaacacagtCTACAGCAGCATTTCTCAGTCTTATCACTACTAACATTTTAGGCCAGATAACTCTTTGTTGTTGGGTTCTGTCCTATGCAGTATAGACTATTTAAATAGCTACATCCCTGGCCCTCTACTCCCTAAATGCCAGTAGTATCCTCCCACTCCAAGCTGTGACAACGAAACATATTTCCAGACTTTGCCTAATATCCCCCTGGGGATATAATTGCCcctgattgagaaccactggtttacaCTACGGAAGTTGATAAAAACAGTAACAGTGAGCTAGAAAGATAATTAAATTCTTAGACTATATAAAAAACAATCAAATGAGAACTGAAATAAGCAGCATACTAATTTATTATGCTCCTAAAGTTAGTTTCCTTGATCGCAGAAGTCATAAACTGGAAAGTgaactaagtaaaatttaaaaacttcgcTTTCATCTTTCAGACTCTGGCATCTTTCACCAGAAATTTTATAATTCTGATAtctcaaaaagaaatcttaaattctGACAAGATCTGCGTATCCCCCCCCGCCCTTGGCAACAAACGCTTGGAGCTGAGAGCTGGCTACTCCCCTCAGACAGAGCACTGGAGGTCTTCCCCTGTGCTTCATAGATGGGTTAATTCTGTACAAAATTCTCTGTATGCATCGGTAGTGCTGTAAAAGATTAGGACCTATCCATAAACTTAAAATTCATGTTTAGCCTTTTAGAAATCCAAATCTTATTTTCTGGGCTATACTGAAAACATAATTTACCAACAACATGGGCACACACACCGGCACACTAGAGAAGTTCCCGCAGCTTAGTGTAATCCCAGCCTCAGGTTAGCGATTCAAAAGCCATGGCCAAGTACCCTACCATGCTCAAAGGGTGTGTGTACTGACTGACAAGTGCATATCCTGCATGTTATTACACtcataaaaaaatgagtaatgaCTGACTGTCTTCAATATTCTCACATTAAACTTCAAGCTGGGTTTTTTACAATAAGCTTCCTTACTAACCATCcattaaaagaatatttgttcCTGCAATGAAACAAAACAGTCTTCCTTCAGCTGTGTTGCTGGCACTGCTCCCCATGGTCAACTTCCTGCTGACACCACCTGGAGGTAAAAAGGTCCACACCCATAGGTTTATAGCCTACTTCCCATCTTTGGAAGTTGCACCTTTCCCCTCATCCCATGAATGGTAGCCTTGCACACAGCCTAATGAAGCATACAATTAAGCATGACTATAATGTAAAGGAATTTCCAGGTATAACCTGTACAGAGTTGCTTCAATCAAGAGGGTAGTTTTACACTATTCAGCTCGGTAGATTCACACTTTTCTCATGGATGAGGGCCTTATAGGTCCTTTCTGATAACACACTCCTTCTTCAGCTGGCAGGCTTCTCTACTTCGCTGAAATGGGACCAAAACACTGTCTT
Proteins encoded in this region:
- the LOC116582838 gene encoding 60S ribosomal protein L23a-like translates to MMAPKAKKEAPTPPKPEAKTKVWKAKKAVMKGVHSFKKKKIHTSPTFGRPKTLHLRRQPKYPRKSAPRRNKLDHYAIIKFPLTTKADMKKIEDNNTLVFIVDIKANKQQIKQAVKKFYDIDVAKVNSVIRPGGEKKAYVRLAPDYDALDVANKIGIV